In a genomic window of Nostoc sp. UHCC 0870:
- a CDS encoding TonB-dependent hemoglobin/transferrin/lactoferrin family receptor: MNKLTPILSYYLLTTSFIITIPLAASGIDIPVNNPQVNLVQNTDLIEITAVRVQEIDQGITVIIETTNGEIPEGEIIENDTDVVIKLTNIKLNLNDGKNFIKDKPIQGINSLSITQNSPTEVEIKIAGDGTLPNVEELESQQGLVLNILPIPKTVATENKNPEDTIELSVVGTRDPNETAPANVTIINREQIEKQQARDVRDLLRYEPGISVPYDSRGGLQGINLRGLSGNRVNLQVDGIRLPYEYNYGTTRLGRDFVDIETLNALEIFRGNNSAVLGSDALGGTVNFATARTGNLLDSIGKNSYTSFRTQYSSKDSGFVGTFTQANRLDNIDTLFIYTRRDSGSLEVAGGNSIYQDDQDRTRNNFLGKLTYNFNQQSFLELTGEYFNNVNDSNFSTANLPGMAFEAATQDLQEEVTTTRERFSLGYQYDNPDSTSWLQFARAHIYYQNAITQEDSNRSVRSAGTIRREAADKDLADRVFGVDLRLRSDFNLGNTKNRLTYGFDISNTYNERNYFNFITTTGTRVTAPGFPQKDFPDSDTFRFGTYLQNEIAFGDGQVKLIPGLRFDVYNLTTANNPEFTQKQQGLDAVDYSTSAISPSLGIVYEPSPGLTLFSRYSRGFRPPLYSELNFAFRADIPFRPHKGISNANLQAETSNNFELGLRTRSQQFDFDITGFYNRYSNFIQASAFVGFDPNDFGTFRTAGRAIPFQIFQAQNIPDAAIYGLEIKTAYRFSKEPGGFSLKGVLGWQIGNDLTKDIPLTTINPLQVVIGLGYQSPRDTWGAELIGTFVAKSREQALVDDQTSVQNAGQPTRKIDFYEPDAYTLVDFVGYYNISRNVTLTAGVYNIFNTEYYQYADVRTINRNAAAFEAQRGRYAQPGTNLAVGLTWKF; this comes from the coding sequence ATGAACAAGCTAACACCAATTTTAAGTTATTATTTATTGACCACATCTTTTATAATCACAATTCCTCTAGCCGCTTCAGGGATAGATATACCAGTAAATAATCCTCAAGTTAATCTGGTACAAAATACCGATTTGATTGAAATAACCGCCGTCAGAGTTCAGGAAATTGATCAAGGAATTACAGTAATTATAGAAACTACCAATGGAGAGATTCCTGAAGGCGAAATTATTGAAAATGATACCGACGTAGTTATTAAATTAACGAATATAAAACTGAACCTGAATGATGGTAAAAACTTCATCAAAGATAAGCCAATTCAGGGAATCAATTCTCTTAGCATTACTCAAAACTCTCCTACAGAAGTAGAAATTAAAATTGCAGGAGATGGAACATTACCAAATGTGGAAGAACTAGAAAGTCAGCAAGGATTAGTGCTGAATATACTTCCTATACCCAAAACAGTAGCAACAGAGAATAAGAACCCAGAAGACACTATAGAACTAAGCGTTGTGGGAACTCGTGACCCAAATGAAACAGCACCTGCTAACGTGACTATTATCAATAGGGAACAAATAGAAAAACAACAAGCGCGAGATGTTAGAGACTTATTACGTTATGAACCAGGGATTTCTGTACCCTATGACAGTCGCGGTGGTTTACAAGGAATCAATTTGCGAGGGTTGAGTGGAAACCGAGTTAATTTGCAAGTAGACGGTATTCGTCTACCTTACGAATATAACTATGGTACAACTCGTCTTGGTAGAGACTTTGTAGATATTGAAACTTTAAATGCTTTAGAAATATTCCGGGGAAATAATTCAGCAGTTTTAGGAAGCGACGCTTTAGGTGGAACAGTTAATTTTGCAACCGCTAGAACTGGAAATTTGTTAGATAGTATTGGCAAAAATTCATACACCAGTTTTCGCACTCAATATAGTAGCAAAGATAGTGGATTTGTTGGGACATTTACCCAAGCCAACCGTTTGGATAATATCGATACTTTATTTATCTATACCAGACGAGATAGCGGTTCGTTAGAAGTTGCTGGAGGAAACAGTATTTATCAAGATGACCAAGATAGAACTCGCAATAACTTTCTGGGAAAATTAACTTATAACTTTAATCAGCAAAGTTTTCTAGAGTTAACTGGAGAATATTTCAACAACGTTAATGATAGTAACTTTTCCACCGCGAATTTACCAGGAATGGCTTTTGAAGCTGCAACTCAAGACTTACAAGAAGAAGTGACAACAACTCGTGAGAGATTTAGTCTTGGGTATCAATATGATAATCCTGATAGTACATCATGGTTGCAATTTGCTCGCGCTCATATTTATTATCAAAATGCCATTACACAGGAAGATAGTAATAGAAGTGTCCGCAGTGCTGGAACTATTAGAAGAGAAGCCGCAGACAAGGATTTAGCCGACAGAGTTTTTGGAGTAGATTTACGACTTCGCAGTGATTTCAATTTAGGAAATACCAAAAATCGCCTGACTTATGGTTTTGATATTTCTAACACTTACAACGAGCGTAATTACTTTAACTTTATTACCACTACTGGGACAAGAGTAACTGCACCTGGCTTTCCTCAGAAAGATTTTCCTGATAGTGATACTTTCCGCTTTGGTACTTACTTACAAAACGAAATAGCCTTTGGTGATGGTCAGGTGAAATTAATTCCTGGTTTGCGCTTTGATGTTTATAATTTAACCACAGCAAATAACCCTGAATTTACACAAAAACAGCAAGGGTTAGACGCAGTAGATTATTCAACATCTGCAATTTCTCCTAGCTTGGGAATCGTCTATGAACCATCCCCTGGGTTAACATTATTTAGTCGATATTCTCGCGGATTCCGTCCCCCACTTTATAGTGAACTTAATTTTGCTTTCCGTGCAGATATTCCTTTTCGACCCCATAAAGGTATTTCTAACGCCAATTTACAAGCGGAAACTAGCAATAATTTTGAATTGGGATTACGTACTCGGTCTCAACAGTTCGATTTTGATATTACTGGCTTCTACAATCGCTATAGTAATTTCATTCAAGCCTCAGCCTTTGTTGGCTTTGACCCGAATGATTTTGGAACATTTAGAACTGCGGGAAGAGCCATTCCTTTCCAGATTTTTCAAGCGCAGAATATACCAGACGCTGCAATTTATGGGTTAGAAATTAAAACTGCTTATCGCTTTAGTAAAGAACCTGGTGGTTTTAGTTTAAAGGGTGTATTAGGATGGCAAATTGGTAATGATTTAACAAAAGATATTCCCTTAACAACCATTAACCCATTACAAGTAGTGATTGGTTTAGGATATCAATCCCCTCGTGATACATGGGGTGCAGAATTAATTGGCACTTTTGTAGCTAAATCAAGAGAACAAGCATTAGTAGATGACCAAACAAGTGTCCAAAATGCTGGTCAACCAACGAGAAAAATCGATTTTTATGAACCTGATGCTTACACCTTAGTTGATTTTGTTGGTTACTACAATATCAGTCGTAATGTCACATTAACTGCTGGTGTTTATAACATATTTAATACTGAATATTATCAGTATGCTGATGTCCGCACTATCAATAGAAATGCTGCTGCTTTTGAAGCACAACGCGGTCGATATGCTCAACCTGGGACAAATTTAGCTGTTGGGTTAACTTGGAAATTTTGA
- a CDS encoding DUF4870 domain-containing protein translates to MQGTYNADKRKLLSSLSHGAIFFSTTLFSIGVPIVINLLSDDPVVKSNAKESINFHFNVWFWATVIGVPLGIISWITFGLGGILFFPVVALGFALHWGLTIWALFHCLTQPDEPFRYPFIFRLF, encoded by the coding sequence ATGCAAGGAACATACAATGCTGATAAGCGCAAATTGCTATCATCTTTGAGTCATGGGGCGATTTTCTTTAGTACCACCTTGTTTTCCATTGGAGTTCCCATTGTCATCAACTTACTTTCCGATGACCCGGTTGTCAAAAGCAATGCTAAAGAATCTATTAATTTTCACTTTAATGTTTGGTTTTGGGCAACAGTTATAGGTGTACCCCTAGGTATTATATCTTGGATAACCTTTGGTCTGGGCGGTATTTTGTTTTTCCCTGTGGTGGCTTTGGGTTTTGCACTGCATTGGGGATTGACAATTTGGGCTTTGTTTCATTGTCTTACCCAACCTGATGAACCTTTCCGTTATCCGTTTATTTTTCGACTCTTTTAA
- a CDS encoding ABC transporter substrate-binding protein, translated as MNKHLIAVITTFFVTLNLVGCSSQPNNNTATNQEKNLDNNLQQPIQLANRVVALTPLSADLIYNLDKSKLLGVPSGRYTDVVAQAKFAELPRIGGRGNINLEKIVALKPDLVIGSETFQSQALNRLKELGIKTISHETRNWQDLKNLTVDLAGRIGADPKSILDKYASFISQIPENGKSVVVLVSIQPTLSPNKNSWSGDLLERFNYKNVTADLQANTRFQGYLTLSQEQILAANPEKIFIMESDTVNPDDFKKLPFWNQLKATRNNQVYIFHHDGLISPTSINTVEKVTNQLRQTAF; from the coding sequence ATGAATAAACATCTAATAGCTGTGATAACAACTTTTTTCGTAACTCTTAATCTAGTGGGTTGTTCCAGTCAACCAAATAACAACACAGCTACAAATCAAGAGAAGAATCTAGATAATAATTTACAACAACCAATTCAATTAGCCAATAGAGTTGTAGCACTAACACCTTTGTCCGCAGATTTAATTTACAACTTGGATAAGAGCAAATTATTAGGCGTTCCCTCTGGAAGATATACTGATGTCGTGGCGCAAGCTAAATTTGCTGAATTACCTAGAATTGGTGGTAGGGGGAATATTAATTTAGAAAAGATTGTGGCTTTAAAACCAGATTTAGTGATTGGTTCAGAAACATTTCAAAGTCAAGCCTTAAATAGACTGAAGGAATTAGGAATTAAGACAATTTCTCATGAGACTCGAAATTGGCAAGATTTAAAAAATCTGACAGTAGATTTAGCTGGGCGTATCGGTGCTGACCCTAAATCTATTTTAGATAAATACGCATCTTTTATATCTCAAATCCCTGAAAATGGCAAATCTGTTGTCGTATTAGTTAGCATTCAGCCAACATTATCGCCTAATAAAAATAGTTGGTCTGGAGATTTACTAGAAAGGTTTAATTACAAAAACGTTACAGCAGATTTACAAGCTAATACCAGGTTTCAAGGTTATTTGACTCTTTCTCAAGAACAAATATTAGCGGCTAACCCAGAGAAGATATTTATTATGGAATCTGATACCGTAAATCCAGATGATTTTAAAAAGTTACCTTTTTGGAATCAACTCAAAGCCACTCGCAATAATCAAGTTTATATTTTTCATCATGACGGGTTGATTAGTCCCACAAGTATTAATACTGTTGAGAAAGTGACTAATCAATTACGTCAAACGGCTTTTTAA